The following nucleotide sequence is from Zea mays cultivar B73 chromosome 1, Zm-B73-REFERENCE-NAM-5.0, whole genome shotgun sequence.
CCCCCAATTCTCTCTCCTCTGTACTGTACTGTCTGTACATCAGGGCAGCACACATCATCTCTGGCAGTGCGCCGACTGCACCCTGAGGCCTGCTGGATCTATGCTTTCGCTGTGTTTGGGCCGGCACTGGCGGCAGACACGTTCTCGAGGTACCTCTCCACGACGTCGAGGCCGCAGAGCTCCTTGACGACGGGCATCGTCGCCGGCACGTCCATCTGGAATGTGACGGCGGATTTCGCGGGGCTGGTGCTGACCGAGAACTCCTTCCTCGCCGCCCTGATGGCCTCCCTCATCGCGCAGTGCACCGAGGCTGCGAGAACCAGCGGCGGCTCGCCCGACGCTGCAAACAAGTCCCCGGTATGTCAGGATTTTGGTTTTTTTTTCATATGCAGTTACCAGAATTTGATGATGTCCGCATGAGTGTTGAGAATGTGGAGAGGGGATGAAACATTGTGAGGAGATACTTGCCTTTGGAAGATAGGACACGCTTCTTGTCAGGGGCGCTGTTAAACATCTCAACATTGAACTCCTTCGGGATATTATCCACCGTGGGGATCTTGTACGTCCATGTGCCGTCGTGGATGACCAAGCCGTCGGAATTCGTCTTGTAGTCCTCGTTCGTGAAGAACCCTATTCCTTGGACAAAGCAGCCCTCGATCTGGATAAATGATGAACAGTGTTTTTAGAGGAGGAGCACATTTTTGTTGATACAATGGTCTGCGTGAACTGTGTTCATTTTATAGCTGACCTGGCCCAAGTCTACAGCAGGGTTTAGGCTCTGCCCGCAGTCATACACCAGGTCGCTTCGCAGAATTGTGGTTGCTCCTGTTAGGATATCAACTTCCACCTGCGATGACCATTTGCAAAATCCCAATGAAATGTCAGGTTTAAAGAACTTTAGCTGCAAATCTGCAACCTCCAACAAAATCGCTTGCTAATTGCGCTTGTGCTGTTAGTATTGTATTTTGGATCAAGGATACCTCACTGGTGCCAGCTCCGTAGTTCAAGTAGCTCTTGAAAGATGGATCAGGAGTCCAGTACGCCTGTGCTGATAGGTTCACACTCGCCATGCTTGCCTGTAAATGAGGAACAAATGTCATGAATAATTTAAACTGCTTGATATTGAGTTCCAGTTCCTTAAACTTATTTGACATTGCTACCGACTGCAATACATTAATGATGGAATGAAGGGAGGCAAACAGATTTGAGTAACTTTATTTCTTGGCATCTCTTTCAATCATATTAAGTGGCATGTTACCAACAGAGTTAGAGTTAAGTTATTATCCTCACCTGAGCAATCAAGGCACTCCATTCCACTGTGTTGGACTTAGCTTCGAGACTCTCCTTGATAGGCTTCAGCCTCTCAACAAGTGCAACACACGATTGCCGAACTGCTTCACAGCTAGTTTCAGAAGTGGTGCTCCCAGCAGTCATACCTCCTTGGATCAGGCTTAATGTGTCTGCCTGGATAACCCGAACCTTGTCCAGAAGGCATTCGCCACCATCAGGACACAGCTGTCCCAGTCCAAAGGCCGTCATCTGCTTCACTTTAGTCCACAATCCTTGACCTATCTCAATTCCTCCAACCTCGACAGCGATGGAACCATCATTCATGATTGACACCTTGCCTGGAGTTGGTCGAAGATTAACCTCATAAGTGGCTGGCACACAAGAAATGCCGCGTTTCTTCCATTTGTTGCTGCTATTGAACTGCTCAATCATTGCAGCCCTGTGCTGGTATTCTGGAGACAAGGCCAGCTTGTCAAACATGGAAACCAGGCTGTATGTAGAAGCTTCACCTGCACTTTCTCCATAGAAAACTTCAAGGCTTTCAAAATCATGAAGGTTCTTCCTCCTGACGGTGTTAGTGTCTAGTGCGAGTGCTGAGGCAACATGCTCGATGATGGCTTCAGCGATGAAAGAGCCCTGCACATCTCCAGGAGCTCGCATTGCTGACTTTGATGAGACATTTGTCTTGCAGACCTTGGTGTCAAATTCAAGAGTGCCCCAGTTGTACTTTTTGAGAGCTCCTATGATAGCACGTGGCATCAATGGACTCACATCTGGTGATATTCCAGCATTGATTCCAAGATCTAGGTGCAAGGCTGTGATCTTGCCATCTGACTTGAACCCAACAGAGTACTTCGCCTTCATTGGATGTCTCCCTCCAGCCATTATCATGTCCGTCTTGCGATCGAGGTACATCCTAACTGGACGCCGCAGCTTGAAGGCAGCAAGGGCACATGCACATGCAGTCTGACAAAGAGGAAAATCCATGATCATTTCTAACACCATTTGCATCTCAACAGTTTTTTGGTCAAATCATGAAGTTCAATTGACAATACAGTGGCAATTGAAAACACAAAATATTGAGTGAACTGAAGCTCTAGTTACAGGCAGGACTTACATGCGTTGCTTTCATTGCCTTTCCACCAAAGCCTCCTCCTACTCTTCTGCTGATGACACGGACATTGTGAAATGGAATGCCAAGACACCTTGCTATCAAATTTTGTGTGAGCTCAGGCATTTGTGTCGAGGAATAGATTGTTATGCAGTTATCTTCATCAGGAATCGCTAGTGCTGCTTGAGTTTCCATGTAGAAGTAGTACTGGGATTCAAGTTTTACCTGTGGGCACAAAAATACTAGGCGTGAGTGTTTGGCTTTTCTGGAAATTCAGAGAGGGAGGGAGTATCCTTTTGAACGTAACAAAGTGTCCTATACCTCTGCTGATAGAATCTTGTGGTCTGCTTCAGCCATCCCTTTGTTGTAGTCACCAACTGGCTTTGGAGCTAAAAATGGGGGAATTTGGATGTAGCTGTTTCTTTGGATGGCATCTTCTATTGTCAGAATTGGTGGCTGCAGATTTTCTGTGCTATACTCAACAACAGCTTGCTTTGCAGCCATATTAGCATATCTTTGTGTTTCAGCAATCTGagtgaattgaaaaagcaacaagACATGGTAAGCTGCCTGGTTATACAAAACATATTTCTATTTCTGTGTAATTTGAAATGACACTAAAGAAACATTACCACGACACCAATATTTTGACCAGCAAATTCAGCGATTGGATCTGCAAATAGTGCTTCTCCTTGCATCAGGAAGCTGCTTCCAATATTTTCTCCACCGCTTGGAATATCCTTTGCGGTTATAACTGTGATGACCTTCTGTGAAGCCAAGGATGATTTGAAGTTGATACTTCTCACATGAGCATGAGGATGTGTGCTGTAGATAAATGCTCCATAGAGGCAATCCTTGGGAGCagggatatcatcaacgtacaCAGCCTCCCCTGTATAAGAAAAATGAATATGGTTTGGCATTTTTTAAGGGAGGAAATACAATCAATAGAGCATGCTGGGACAGAAACTTATGAGATGGTTCTGGCTGACGAAACTATTGCACTAAAGACAAAAAAAAGGAGCCATGAGATGATTGTTTTGTGGAGTATAGAAAATAGACGAGGTTCACTAACAGTGGAACAAGTTTGGAAGTTCAAGCTAAATCAGTTTATGTATCAGTATAAGAGTATATACCTGATGCTTGGATCTCTGCCCCGACTTTCTTGATCGGCTTGCCAACAGGCTTGTACTCATCGCTGAAAACCATTTCTTGTCTTGAACGAATTGGCAAATCATTGCTGTCAACCTTAATATGCCTCTCAGGTGAGTCCACATTGCTACCAGTTTCATGAGTATATGACCCATTGGGAGTATCAATATTTGATGGTGCACTCGAACTGTTGGCAAGGGAAGATAAGAAACTGAACAAGAAACTGACAGCCAAGCTGACCCTGTATTCATGATGTGTAGTGCCTTCTGATGGTGAAACGGTATCTTTGAGTAGTTTAATTGCTTCAagtatcacaaatgagctcagcgATTTTCCCTTCAAGAAATCTTCAACCTTCTTAGCTCTGATGGCATGATCGACTCCGTAGGCACCAAATGCCAAGCATATATCCTCAATTAGAAGGCTGCCTGATGTCCTTGCCAAGAAAGCAGAGTTTACATAAGAGACAGCATTTCCAAATGGTCGTGGGGCGGCTCGGAAAGTCTCAAAGGTGACATAGTCTGAACCCCATTCTGGGATAAATATGCTCAGCAGCAGGGTCCTAGAATCACATGGAGGTTGTTCCAAGAATTCCTCCAGAGTGAAGCACAGCCTTTTGGAAGCCACCTGGACTGTGACTGTCGAACCCGCAGCTAGGAGCACGGTTGCAACATCCGATTCAAATGGCAACCTTTGTGCCATCATTATGTTTCCTCCTATGGTTGCAGTGTTCCGAACAAACGGTGAAGCCACTTTGTTGAGGTGATCAGCAATCTTTCTGAAGACCAAATTTCCATCTGACAGCACTTCAATAGCTTTAGAGATGGACACAACTGATCCAAGCTCAATTCCTTTGTCGTTTTTATTGATGACTGAAAGCTCTGGGATTCCTTTGATGTCAATGTACTTGTCGTAGAGGTCCTGATCCTTGTACACTCCAGACCCAGTGTTTGAAGCAACAATCTTCACAGAACTGTCATCAAACCAGCTGGAATCAAACAACCTGTGAAGCTCTTCAATGCTCTTAGGATGGTACCAGCCATCACCTGAGGCTGCAATGGGGACATCGTTCACCTGCTTCATAGTAGACTTGATTTCGGATTTGAGAAACTCTGGAAAGGTGCAGACGGCACCGCTGTTGTACCCCGGCAGCCTGCTGACTTCTGCAGGTTCTTCGCCCTTCTTCCAGAAACAGTTGAGGCCTAGGTCCTCGAGGTCAACATCAGAGGCAAAGCTTTTGCAGGTGTCAACAATGGGTCTGTATCCGGTGCAACGACAAAGGTTGCCCGAGACAGCCTTCTCTGCCTCCGAGGTAGTGATCTTGGAGAAGCCAGCAGGAGGGTCCGGGCGATCGGACTTGTTGTCGGCCTTGACAAGGGCGGAGAAGATGGACATGCACATGCCGGGTGTGCAGAAGCCGCACTGCGAGGCGTGGAAGCCGGAGAGGCGCTGCTGCACGGGGTGGTAGCCATCCCTGGTGTTGCCGATTCCCTCGCTGGTGGTCACTGAGCAGCGGTCCACGCTGTGGAGCAGCGTCAGGCAGGAGCTGGCAGAGAACTCGGTCACCTCGTCCGTGGCCGGGTCGTACTTGGAGACGAGGACCACGCATGCACCGCAGCCACCTGCCACAATGTGAAAATGTAAAAGTCTGTGGAGGAGTTCAGTGCTCTTCACTCGACGAAAGTGCAGGAACTGAAATTAGCGTAATTGGGTCGTTCAGAGTCCACACTGTAATCTTTATAGTTCAAAAGATAATTCCTGTTTCTTGTAGTAGTATTTATCAGCCTCCGGTGTTGTATGTCCCAGATATAATACCTGATTTTTGGGTAATATATAACGATTCTTTTTGTAAAGTAAACAGTATGTCTAGTCTTGCTTGAGAGCAAATACAGATACCTGAGTTTTGGGTAATATATAACGATTCTTTTTGTTAAGTAAACAGTCTGTCCAGTCTTGCTTGAGAGCAAATACAGATACAGGACGGTATTGCTTCCATCCAAAAAGGCAAGATGTACTTTGTTTTTAGAAAAGTCAAACCCTGTACGTTTCGTATAGCAATATGTCGCGTTGCACCATTGGTTGTACTATATTATAATGAGAAAATCCCTTCAATATCATTTAAACTTATACCAATCTCTTCAATACCATCAGAATTTATAGCTTCCTTTCAATACCATTAAATTTAAATTTCAATCTCTTAAATGACATCGCCGTTAGTTTAAAGCTAACACCGTTAGTTCCATTTAAAGCAAATCACTCAAATACCATCAAAATCAATGCCACTAGAAATTGGTTTAATCTATTTGGAACCCAAAATTACTCTGATATATTAGTTCCATCTATTTGCTTCCTAATAGTTTTGAAAAATATGAATAGGTCGAATCGGTATAAACGAATAACCACACAGTTTTCTGGGTTCTACAAAAATATGGactgatttttttaaaaaaaatatttaAAATCTCTATTCATATCAATTAGGAAGAACATAAAGactcttttggagttgctctccTCCAATGCATAAATTTGCATATGCATTATCTATTggagaaacaaaattttgtatgTCACACATATATATTGTTCATTAAACAAATAGCTAAATGACTCAAAAAATTATTTGCTTGTTAGAGTTAGGGCTAGAAAAACACAAGTGCATGCTTTGTTTTGCTGACAAATGCTAGCTCATTCGAGCTAAGGAGttggctcgagctggctcgttaacaaacCAAGCTAATATGCTAGCTCAGCTCGTGACAAAATTAAAA
It contains:
- the AO1 gene encoding indole-3-acetaldehyde oxidase (The RefSeq protein has 9 substitutions compared to this genomic sequence), yielding MGKEAGAAESSTVVLAVNGKRYEAAGVAPSTSLLEFLRTQTPVRGPKLGCGEGGCGACVVLVSKYDPATDEVTEFSASSCLTLLHSVDRCSVTTSEGIGNTRDGYHPVQQRLSGFHASQCGFCTPGMCMSIFSALVKADNKSDRPDPPAGFSKITTSEAEKAVSGNLCRCTGYRPIVDTCKSFASDVDLEDLGLNCFWKKGEEPAEVSRLPGYNSGAVCTFPEFLKSEIKSTMKQVNDVPIAASGDGWYHPKSIEELHRLFDSSWFDDSSVKIVASNTGSGVYKDQDLYDKYIDIKGIPELSVINKNDKAIELGSVVSISKAIEVLSDGNLVFRKIADHLNKVASPFVRNTATIGGNIMMAQRLPFESDVATVLLAAGSTVTVQVASKRLCFTLEEFLEQPPCDSRTLLLSIFIPEWGSDYVTFETFRAAPRPFGNAVSYVNSAFLARTSGSLLIEDICLAFGAYGVDHAIRAKKVEDFLKGKSLSSFVILEAIKLLKDTVSPSEGTTHHEYRVSLAVSFLFSFLSSLANSSSAPSNIDTPNGSYTHETGSNVDSPERHIKVDSNDLPIRSRQEMVFSDEYKPVGKPIKKVGAEIQASGEAVYVDDIPAPKDCLYGAFIYSTHPHAHVRSINFKSSLASQKVITVITAKDIPSGGENIGSSFLMQGEALFADPIAEFAGQNIGVVIAETQRYANMAAKQAVVEYSTENLQPPILTIEDAIQRNSYIQIPPFLAPKPVGDYNKGMAEADHKILSAEVKLESQYYFYMETQAALAIPDEDNCITIYSSTQMPELTQNLIARCLGIPFHNVRVISRRVGGGFGGKAMKATHTACACALAAFKLRRPVRMYLDRKTDMIMAGGRHPMKAKYSVGFKSDGKITALHLDLGINAGISPDVSPLMPRAIIGALKKYNWGTLEFDTKVCKTNVSSKSAMRAPGDVQGSFIAEAIIEHVASALALDTNTVRRKNLHDFESLEVFYGESAGEASTYSLVSMFDKLALSPEYQHRAAMIEQFNSSNKWKKRGISCVPATYEVNLRPTPGKVSIMNDGSIAVEVGGIEIGQGLWTKVKQMTAFGLGQLCPDGGECLLDKVRVIQADTLSLIQGGMTAGSTTSETSCETVRQSCVALVEKLNPIKESLEAKSNTVEWSALIAQASMASVNLSAQPYWTPDPSFKSYLNYGAGTSEVEVDILTGATTILRSDLVYDCGQSLNPAVDLGQIEGCFVQGIGFFTNEDYKTNSDGLVIHDGTWTYKIPTVDNIPKEFNVEMFNSAPDKKRVLSSKASGEPPLVLATSVHCAMREAIRAARKEFSVSTSPAKSAVTFQMDVPATMPVVKELCGLDVVERYLENVSAASAGPNTAKA